Within Terriglobia bacterium, the genomic segment CATTCGCGTTGATCAGCGATGTACCCCCCAGACCAGAACCCTTGATCACCGAGATGTCGGGATAATTCAGCAGCTCAAAAAGCCCGAGCGGATTGAGGGTGCTGAGGGTGCTGCCGGCGACCTCGGCGAGTGTTTCAGGAAAGTCTTCCGGCTGCCATTCCTTGCCTCGCTCCAGAATGCACACCGAAGGTTTCGGGCTCAGGGCCGCAGAGGCCAGCCGCGCCGCAGCAATGGCGCCGCCGTACCCCGAGCCGATGATGACGAAATCATACTTGCTGCTGCGCTGTTCCCACGGCGTAGTAAGCATCGCCCATTCCGTCAGACGAGATCGCCGAGCAAATTGCTGAAATATGGGTTGAGGAGCCGGTTGCCGGGATCGTAGGTCTTGCGTGCGGCTGCAAACTTAGTCCAACGGTCTCCTAAAGCCTTTACGAGCTGGTCCCGGGTCAGGTACGGCGTTTGATTGAGCAAGGGAGTGGCGCCGTGGTCGCTGCAGAACTGATTGTATGCGAGAAGGAAATCGGGCCAGCCGGGGTTTCCGGTCGACACCGGATCGATCGTCATGACATTGCCGTTGTAGGAATAGGAAAACAGCGACTGCTGATCCTGAAGGATACGGTAACCCACATGAATCATGTCGGTCCGGTACTGGTGCTGCTGGTCGTACTGCTTGCAGAACTGCGAATACTGCGGCAGGATCGAAGGATACAGCTCTTCCGGAAACGCCCAAAGGCTGAACGTATAACGGCTGTCATTGGATACTTTGGGATAATGAATGATCTGGTCTGTGGCGATGGTATTGTCGCTGCAGATCAGATTCTCCAGCTTGAAACGCCACAGGGCTCCAAATCCATCGATAACCTTGTAGCGAGTGTCTCTGTCCGCGATGTCCCCTTCCACCTGAGCACAGAAGGCGGGTCCGGCGACCGCCCACATGTAGTTGCGCAGCGGCCAGACAACGCGGTTGGGAGCGCCGGTGGCCTCGGGGTTGTACTTGCGAA encodes:
- a CDS encoding GMC family oxidoreductase, with amino-acid sequence MLTTPWEQRSSKYDFVIIGSGYGGAIAAARLASAALSPKPSVCILERGKEWQPEDFPETLAEVAGSTLSTLNPLGLFELLNYPDISVIKGSGLGGTSLINANVAIKPDPEIFAQFGWPASVTYDALSVYYDRALSVLASAQHPRTLSEH
- a CDS encoding FAD-binding oxidoreductase, which codes for MSEITVTNWFGDVVSHPKVVVQAASESDIIAILTNPASYPPPVRAVGSNHSAPPCGVADGGTLIEMSNMNRILDISPNTVTVQAGAIAIDIAQELEKHNLQFYVNTEIGSLSAGSAATAGTKDASMPGEYGQVGSYITRIRMVLPSGDILEVSDDQPELMQLVRSSYGMFGIVTEATYKIRPIIPLAVHHKTFSLTDFIAQLPDLKALGYSMMCYFFFFQDLVTVEFRKYNPEATGAPNRVVWPLRNYMWAVAGPAFCAQVEGDIADRDTRYKVIDGFGALWRFKLENLICSDNTIATDQIIHYPKVSNDSRYTFSLWAFPEELYPSILPQYSQFCKQYDQQHQYRTDMIHVGYRILQDQQSLFSYSYNGNVMTIDPVSTGNPGWPDFLLAYNQFCSDHGATPLLNQTPYLTRDQLVKALGDRWTKFAAARKTYDPGNRLLNPYFSNLLGDLV